Below is a genomic region from Taeniopygia guttata chromosome 7, bTaeGut7.mat, whole genome shotgun sequence.
TACAACCAGTAACTAAGCCTCATGCAGCTGCttgcttctcctcctgcctcccttaGTAGGATGaaggagagaatcagaagagtaAAAGTAAGAAAACTTGTGCACTGAGATAAGAAAGATTCATGAGTAATAATagtaaaggaaaataacaaaaaaaaacaaaaccaaaaccaaacaaaaaaagagaaataaactcCAAGAAAACGAGAGATGCAGATGGAAAACAGTTGTTCATCACCAACCAAGTGATGCCTAGGCAGTCCCCTAGCAGTGACTCTTGGCTGGCTTTCCACCTGGCTTGTATGCTGAGCCTGGTGCCAAATGATGTAGAGCATCCCTTTGGGCAGTTTGGGCCAcgtgtcctggctgtgtcccctcccaattTCTTGTGCTAATCTGCCTTCTCCATGGTAGGGCCGGGTCAGAGGGAGAAAAGGCCCTgactctgtgtaagccctgcttGGCAGTAACTAAACATCCCAATTCTTATGAgcactgtttccagcacagaTCCAGAACACAGCCCCATACTAGCAGCTGTAGAGAAAATCAACTCAGTTCCAGCCAAAGCAGCACACCCTGTTTAGTGTTTTTGTTCTTCCTCTTCCATATCTGTATGGCTTTTTGTTATTCAGTATAATTTAATACTGCTGCTCTTTTGACAGTAGTGTCAGTCACTAAATGGTGTAGGCCTTGTataatttttgggatttttacaaTTATGAGAAACTACATTTATAGTGCGTTTTGCTTAGATGGCTTTGTAACTTTCTAGATTTTGCTTCTTACACTTAAGTTAGCTACTTAGTGTAGCTCTTCTTTAAATTTTGGCCTTAAGCATTAGGTGGCATAGTAGCAGTCATTTCTGCAAATGCTCTAAACTGACCACGCTCTAAGCTGCCTGGATGCAAACAAGGGCTGTGAAGCTGTTTTCCATAGGGAGCCAGTATTAGCTCAGAAGTATGCTTCTCTTGAAAACTGAACACCTGGGCACTAACAACACAGTGTTTGTCATCACacatttgtgttttaacagaTCAGCATAAAATTACTTGAAGTAGTTTTGTGGTGGTTGAGGCAAGTATTTGGAAGCCTGTGGATCCAGTCAGTTACATTTTAACTTGGCTAATACCTGTTTTATGATTGTTCAGTGTTGTTTCCTTAGTTTAACTGgcagtttttctggttttgttcaggCTGCGTTGCGGCAAATTACGGATAAAGCTCGGGAATTTGGAGCAGGGCCACTGTTCAATCAGATTCTGCCTCTGCTGATGTCACCAACACTTGAAGATCAGGAGCGTCACTTGCTTGTCAAAGTCATCGACAGAATTCTTTACAAACTGGATGACTTGGTCCGACCATACGTACACAAGGTctgttgctgtttgctgcttcATCTCTGATTTGCATTTTGCCATTTGATTTTGCTGTTTCACCTCTGATttgcattttctgcattttatgtGCATATGAGAAGAGGATGATACcacttttttaaaacatatttcacTTTCATGTTTCTTAAAccaaattttaaagtttttatagTGTGATTGGAGTGTAGGCTGTACAGTATTGAGGCATGATGTAAATATGATATATGTGTATTTGGAGGTGGGAAGGACCTTACCTAGGTAGTATCTCCAGACTACATCCTTAAGAGACTTAAGACGTATAAAAAACAATGTGATcgatttaattttttcagatCATTGTAAGGCTTTAAGCTGAATTAATGGAATCATCTCTGTTTCGTGGACTCTAATAGGGCTAGAAACACTATGGAGAGTattaataaaaggaaatattaatttatttctttcagatcCTTGTCGTCATTGAACCACTGCTGATTGATGAAGACTACTATGCTAGAGTGGAAggcagagaaattatttcaaacttGGCTAAGGTAAAACTCCCTCCTTTATTAAAGCATTGAGTTATCTTACATGTACCTGCATGTTCATAGGCATGGCAGAACAATTACATGTACTGTTCATAAATCCAACTGGtatgttttgtgttttgtccCGCAGGCTGCAGGTTTGGCAACAATGATCTCCACAATGAGACCTGATATTGATAACATGGATGAATATGTCAGAAATACAACAGCTCGAGCCTTTGCTGTTGTTGCATCTGCTCTGGGCATTCCTTCTCTGTTACCCTTCCTGAAAGCTGTGTGTAAAAGCAAGAAATCCTGGCAGGCCAGGCACACTGGCATCAAGATTGTACAGCAGATTGCTATCCTTATGGGTTGTGCTATCCTGCCTCATCTCAGGAGCTTGGTTGAAATTATTGAGCATGGTAAGTTCTGCTTTCccagaaaaagattttttttgacCACTTTATATCTGGAAATTTTTAAACCTCAGTGAGGCATAGTGACAGTAAGGTCCTGGTTTTGTTGCTGCTATGACACCGAGGAATGTTTCAGCTGACTCTGAAAGATGAAGGAATACTAATATTGGTTCGGTATTGGTAAAAATAAGTGCATCCCTTTTACCCTGCTGCTCTACTTTTGCTAATTTGAACTTAAGACACAAATACAAGAAGTGGTACTAAACCCTGATCTCTTGCAGGGCTGGTGGATGAGCAGCAGAAAGTTCGCACCATCAGTGCTTTGGCCATTGCTGCTTTGGCTGAGGCAGCCACTCCCTATGGTATTGAGTCATTTGATTCTGTCCTGAAGCCCTTGTGGAAGGGTATACGTCAGCATAGAGGAAAGGTAAATCTAAGATATTTTCTTTAGTTTGAACTGAAATGGTTGTGTACCTGCTGTGACTTATTAGAgatatattttgcatttaaatagGGTTTGGCTGCATTTTTGAAGGCGATTGGTTACCTGATTCCACTCATGGATGCCGAGTATGCAAACTACTACACCAGAGAAGTCATGCTGATTCTTATCAGAGAGTTCCAGTCTCCTgatgaagagatgaaaaaaattgtgttgAAGGTAAGTCAGAATAATACTTTAGCATTGATACTGAATAtgtatgcaaaaaaaaaaaaaaaaatccaaacaacagcaaaaaaatcctGCATCCTACACTAAATTAAAATTGttggatttttatttcctgtcaGGTGGTAAAGCAGTGTTGTGGTACAGATGGTGTTGAAGCAAACTACATTAAAACAGAAATCTTGCCACCCTTCTTCAAACATTTCTGGCAGCACAGAATGGCACTGGACAGAAGAAATTACAGACAggtatttttggtgtttttttaagcTGGGAAATTATTTATAGTAGAAGCCAAAATTACAATGGTCATTCAGAATAGATTCTTACTTTTATCTGTGTCAtgaaactttatttttgtttgcacTAGCAATTTAGAAGCTGTGTAGCTAAGAAGATTTTCAGGTTCTTAGGAGGTTATCACAAAATTTTACATCTTGTGAATGTCTTCATCGCTTGCAAGGTGGGGTGGTTCACCCCATTTATGTTCTTAAAAACACTGGgtgatttttaaagataaaactaGTTTTTTATAGTGGGCTTAATGTGTTTCTTCAGATgagggaaattattttcaagatgCAGAAAGTAGATTTTAACTACTTTAAGCATAATTTTAATGTTTGCTTATTtaacatttctgtgttttagTTGGTTGATACAACTGTGGAGCTGGCAAATAAAGTTGGAgcagcagaaattatttctagaaTTGTGGATGATCTGAAAGATGAGGCTGAGCAGTACAGAAAGATGGTCATGGAAACAATTGAGAAGATAATGGGGAATCTGGGGGCAGCAGACATCGATCACAAACTGGAAGAGCAGCTCATTGATGGCATTTTGTATGCCTTCCAGGAACAGACAACAGAGGTACGGCCAAGTGTTGGAGTATTCAGTGCACTGTAATTGTAACCACCTCACTGTGAGTTATACAGAAATGTGTGCTTCTAAATTAGATTTTTAGAATCCCTTTTTAGATGTCAATGCTCTAATCAATGAAATCCAGAAGCAATCTCTGGAATGttagcattttaaaagcaattttagaTTATGGCAAATTTAGGTAAAATGCAGTGTTCCTGTTTGTCTGATTTTCCTTTattgttttttccctcaggattcTGTGATGCTGAATGGTTTTGGTACTGTGGTTAATGCTCTAGGCAAAAGAGTGAAACCCTATTTGCCACAGATCTGTGGTACAGTTTTGTGGCGTTTGAACAACAAATCAGCCAAAGTCAGGCAGCAGGCCGCTGACCTGATCTCTCGTACTGCTGTTGTCATGAAGACTTGTCAAGAGGTATGGACTTCTCTTCCAGATTTGCTCTAGCAGATCATAGTAatgagaggggaggggaaaattATCTTCTAACTCTTTTTACTTGGTTGTAGGAAAAATTGATGGGACACTTGGGTGTTGTTTTGTATGAGTACCTTGGTGAAGAATATCCTGAAGTACTGGGCAGCATACTTGGAGCGCTTAAGGCTATTGTGAATGTTATAGGTATGTATTTATATTGATTACTTGGCTGTtcaagagcaaaataaaaaaacactaTTAAACTAAATGTGTCTCTTTGAATTCAATAGGTATGCACAAGATGACACCACCAATCAAAGACCTGCTGCCGCGGTTGACACCTATTTTGAAGAACAGGCATGAGAAAGTGCAGGAAAATTGTATTGATCTTGTTGGACGTATTGCAGACAGGTAAGCTGAGTGATGTTAAAATATCTAACCTTCGTTGTGGGCAATTATTGTAGCAAAAGCTCAAGTTTGGCACCTGGATATTTATTGTTATATCTCTTTATATTCCTGAAGTTGTCCtaaaacttgaaatatttaaCAGACACACTGTTGAATTACCTAATAAAGGAAATGCTTAAGCTTAGCTCTGTGGATAGCAAATGAATAGGTGCAGTTTGTAGCCTTATTTAAAAACCTCTCTCATCAGTGAGGAGGTAACTCACTTTATTCTCTTCCAGAGGTGCAGAATATGTTTCTGCAAGAGAATGGATGAGGATCTGCTTTGAACTGCTTGAGTTATTAAAAGCTCACAAGAAAGCTATCAGAAGAGCCACAGTGAACACTTTTGGTTATATTGCAAAAGCTATTGGGTAAGTTGGTTTAATGCTTATCCACTTCTGCGCACAGTTACCAAATAGAGTGATGATTGTTACTTTTCTGGTGGGAAATAGTCAAACTTCTCTACATTTTATATGTGCAGACATGGTTTTAgtcattttgaaaaatacaattGTGTATTCTTGATTAAGATAGGGCATTGCACTTCTGAACAAAATTTGTGGATTAGTAAGGTTTAGAGTCTTTTATTTGGGAGTAGGAGCTGTGGTCTCATGAATGTTTGATACTGTGATGTGCACTCAGACCCTTTTTGTATTATTTCATAAATTCTCctttaaataatttatcttctctctcttttttctttccctccccccACCAAATCACTAGTTTTATCAATTTTTAAAGGTTTGTTTCCACTAAGGTCATACTACAGGTCACCCCAGTATACCACCTTTATCTGTGTTCTATGAGAGACTGATGACTGACTGAATGCAGATAGAGCACTCCTGGCTGCTTGCTCTAACTGTTGTCCATTCAGGACATAACCTATCTCTGTCAATACTTGCTTTTATACAAGTCTGTAATTTCCTCTGGGATGAGAGTTAATAGTGGGGAGGCTCTGCTACCCTCCAGAGTTCACAAGAGGAAGAACAGAAGGCAGGGAAAAAGCTGAGTctagataaaataaaaaatgttggctatgaaaataaatcctttaGCTGTTCTACAGTTTAGTGTTTCATGTTTAGTGTTCAGTTTGTTTCCTAGTTCTCTAAACTTTTTATGAGGGCTAAACCATATTTGTCTGCCACTTTTTTGAAGCTTAACTAATGTTATCCAAATCCTCACTGAATCTATTGACATGGATGTCCATGTTGTCTCTTCCAGACCTCACGATGTATTGGCCACACTGCTAAACAATTTGAAAGTACAGGAAAGGCAGAACAGAGTATGTACTACAGTAGCAATTGCTATTGTGGCTGAAACATGCTCACCTTTCACAGTGCTGCCTGCACTCATGAATGAGTACAGAGTTCCAGAACTGAATGTCCAGAATGGTGTGTTAAaatctctttctttcctgtttgaATACATCGGAGAGATGGGAAAAGATTACATTTATGCTGTTACACCATTGCTTGAAGATGCTTTAATGGACAGGTGAGTGCACTTCTTCTGTGGTACAGTTACACATAGTCATATTTTTAAGTATAAACCCGATTGTTAATGATAGAGAATATGCATATTGTCCCTGTTTGCTAAAGGCTTTAAGTGACCAGCACAATTTTGAAGCCATTATTTGCAAACAATTTGGATTTATATGCTCCAATTTTACTAATAATTCTGAAGATTAAAATTATAAGAGCATCTTGAGTGAGTCAAgatttcttccattaaaactGCTTTTTGTAATTTCTATTGTTGGTACTTCTGGGGAATTGGAGCGCAGTAATTTGTCAGAAAACTCCCCTCTTTTTTCACTTCACTGATTTTGAATACTCTGCCTCTTGCTGTCAGTAAGTATGGTTTTGAAAGTGTTATTAGTGCTTTCAAGGAAAGTGTTAGTGAAAAGAAACAGTATGCTTGTCCAATCATGCTGCTTCTAAGTCTCATTTATTAATACCCATTGTTTTCTTTGCAGGGATCTGGTACACAGACAAACAGCCAGTGCTGTGGTGCAGCACATGTCCCTTGGTGTTTATGGGTTCGGCTGTGAAGATTCTCTTAATCACTTGTTAAATTACGTGTGGCCCAATGTGTTTGAAACCTCTCCTCACGTCATCCAGGCAGTTATGGGGGCTCTGGAGGGCCTCAGAGTTGCTATTGGGCCCTGCAGGATGTTACAGTACTGTTTACAGGTAAGGCCTTGTGTGCTGGGGAAACAGAGAGCAATTGTCAGGCAGGACTTCTTCCCAGGAGACAAAAAAATCAACTCAAGATGATTtccaacaaaggaaaaactgggTTTTTGTCTCAGAGTATTATTGAAACAGGATATTCTGTGCCAAGGACTTGAATAGTGGAAATAGGCTGTAAACAGAGGATTTTGTATAAAGAGATAGCTGATTACATCACAGAACTTGTGTAGAAAGAGCAGGTAACTTAGAATATCAGTTGACTAAAATAGCCTGGCACTTTGATTTCTAAACTGGAAGGATCTCACAAATTTTGCAGATGTGAACTAAGGGGTGGGGAATAATTTGGCTGTGGGAGGGGCTATGACAAGTAATCAGTGAGATAAATAAACCAGAAGATAGGATTAATAGTCATGATTTGTTGTTAGTCAAGAAAAAGACAGTGCAGCAGTATAAAACAGTGCTTTGATTAGACTTGATACTGCTAGATCAACACTGGGCAGTTCAGCTTCTGTAAATGTGCAAGGGGTGGTAAAATCAGAAGGCTCCTGTTCTGTGTAATTGCACGTGACAGTGGCTGTGTTGGCTATGGAATTAAAACTCACCTAACAGGTGGGGAGCAAGGATTAAAGTTACACAGGTCAGTGTAGAGAAGGTGTGACAGCGTTTGAGTAGTAATTTGCAGATAGGAAATTTCACACCTTTGCAGTGTGGGAACCTCAGCATGAAGATACTGACATCAGGAGGAAGGTGAAAGTCTCTTGCAGTGTATATTCCTCGAGCTTGTATATTCTGGTCATTTATTAAATGCTTATTTTGGAATGCTTGATTAAATTCATTGAAAGAACATTGGAACTGCAAGCTTTTATTGCattttgttctgttcttttttctAGGGTTTGTTTCACCCTGCCAGAAAAGTCAGAGATGTTTATTGGAAGATCTACAATTCAATCTACATTGGATCACAGGATGCTCTGATAGCACATTATCCAAGAATCTATAATGATGAAAAGAACACCTATATTCGTTATGAACTTGATTACATCTTATAATCTTCTTGTTCAGTTGTTTGTGTTTAATGCACAGCTGTTGTTCAGTTAAATGCTTCGGATTTCATtatgtaaaattttaaaattttggagATCGGTGTAGAGCTGGTCAGAGGCAGAGCTAGGTATCCGGTAGCATGATTTTTTAAGTATGTCCTTGTTTTTTGATGTTAAACAGTTAAAGCCAGTAGTGACCAACAAAACAGTGATTACAAAGTACTGGAGGGATTTCGTTTTGGATCCATCTTTATGAAGATTTAGATTTCATTCCTTGTGTTTAAAGGGGAAGTTTATTTGAGAAATAAACATTTGTGTATAAAAACTaatttgtgtgtggtttttggACAGAGGGGCTTGTAAAATAAGTCCCTTTGGATTAAGTATTTGTTATGTAATGAATAGGTGGTATAAAACATTTTAACCCTTTTTGTCATCCACTAGCTTttgaataaataagaaaaatgtatCAACTGTAGTTAATGTGTGTATCTTTGTCATGCAATAATGTAGCTGTAGCCTGGCTGACGGTTGTAGTAGTGTAAGTTTATTTTCATGGAAGAAGTATTTAATTGCTTGTTGTTACTGCTTCATATGCAGTATCCTGGTGGACATGACTTGTTAAATTTTCAGATGTTAGCAGTTTTAATGAAAGTTGCATTTGTAAAATCAGTTATGAAAATTATGCATATTGATCATGTTGTGTTTAAAAAGCCAGATATTTATAGGCTGTGCTATAATTCCATTAAAGAGCTAGGAAAGTTACGTCTGCAGCACTTTAGGGTGAAGCAGTTTCTAAGAAAAGCATTCTATTTCCTCatttgctttttgccttttgtgGGTGTACTataaagaaaaaggttttgctATCGGCAAACTACGTAAAACCCAAGGATAAATGATTTTGATGGTAGTGTACATTATACCATGTTTGCAAGGTAGCAGGAGGCAGTAGCTGGCTGTCAGGCACCTTGGTCTGTGAGTTCTTGACTTAAGTGATTAATTTCCATCTTACCAAGTGCAGTGCAGTGGTGCTATCTGACTTCTGTGCTGTTTTACATAAATATGAGAGTCTTTAACTGTTGAGCATATATGAAAATTTCACCCTACCTTTCAGGTCTTATTTTTTGTTAGGGGTTTGGGATGGCACAAAGCAGCTTGGGGCCCTTCTGTTAATAAAGGTACTACTACTACTTAGGgggaaaatgccttttttccaCAGTGAGTTGTACTCTAAAACTTAGGTAAAAACCAGCTGCAACTTCTTGAAGTCTTTATTGCTGAACTGTTTCCTCTGAGAGTAAGGTGCATTTTAGTCTATTTCTAGTGCTTTGTCACTGAATAGTACTGTTTGTATTACAGATAGCCTGCCATCTTCTCATCTTCTTTGCCTCAGACGTTCTGCAAAACAGAACCAAGCAAGTGCCAGTAGAGAGGGAGAAGGGCTGAAAAAAGCACTGAGTTTTGAGAGAAGAGCCAAAAGAAAGCTGAAACAGGTAGGAATGGATGATGACTCCTGACTTCTAGATATGCTTCAGCAAATTCATTATTAGAAAtaagtgaaattttaaaaattttctcgGAAGTGGAGGGAGGCAACTTCAAATTTTTAccaattttgtatttttgaagCTCATCACTTTTAAATCTCAGAAATACTTCCATAAATCTTTTGAGAAGATGCAATGTTTCCCTTGTTTCCTCAGGAagacagaaaagggaaggagagTTGTCTGATGAAACAGAATCGTACATAAAAACATGATGTTCGTGTTTGGATGTTTTGCTATCCCAAGTATCTGGTATAAAATGGGGTTTGAAGTGGTAGTAGCTAAGTGCAATTCTTGATATGCAGAATCATCAGGAATCATTTTTATCCTTCTTGAGGCTTTGTGGATCTGTGGAGCTCTTACCTAAAGAGGCCATCTTTGGATCATAGACTGATGGGATTTTCTGAGAGCCTACAGCAGCTTGTAAAggattttgctgttgttgtttagCAGCTACATTGAGTTTTATTCAGCACAGAAAGATTgaggaggaaatttgggggaaataaaTGACTACCTAGATAGGACATCTGTCCATGTAGACAAACATGTTGCTTTTCCAGTACAGACTAAAGTCATTAATAAATGGGAAAGTTTTACTCTGAGGTGGTGGCTGGTATTCACCTGCAGACTTCTGATTCGGGACAGCAAAGACCAAGGAGTTTGAATGAATTTGGATCACTACTGTTCAAATTCTTTTAATGATAATTAATTGTGCCATTAATGCAGAAAAACAGGCTAAGCGAACAAAACATCTGTTTTGCTACTTGTTCATGAAATGGGAGACATACCATGGCTTGGCAGCTGAGCGGTTAATCTAGTCACAGAATTAATGTGATATTTGATAAATACAAGTAATGAGCATAAAATCTGTATGTCCAGACAATCCCTCAACTTCCTtaattagttttttcttttaaaggacaACTTTCCAGTTGTCTTCTAACCCCCTTTCTGGATTTACAAAGAGTTCCTGGCTTTATCAGTGAATTGCAAAAGCTCTATGGACAGAAGTTTCTCAGAGTTGGTCATCCTAAACAGGCTCATCCAGTATGCACGAAGAGATGGAggtgccaaaaaaaaagaaaaaaaaagggtatgtgtttttttaaattttaatctatttttaaaaattaattacaatcATGCATTTAGATAGGAGCAGTAAATTAGGAGAAGGTAAGCCATACTTCTTTGGGCTCTTCCTAGTTTAGGTTATTATATTTTACCACTTAATGTGGGTTCTGATTTCATCAGATCTTTTTCATTTGtcctttttaatggaaaaaaggaTGCATTGGTTGTATATACCTATATTTCCTTACAGTCTAAACTTCTCTATCAAAGGATGCCATGGCCCTTTACAGCTTGAGCTGATGGAGCTAAAATTAGCCAAGGCTAGCAGTTATCCTTAAGGTATGCTAATCTTAAAAGtttgggagaattttttttggttATCCAAGCTTCTTTCTGAGAGCAGCTGAAATAAGGATCTAAAGTTTCCTcaattttgtttggttttagttGCATTTTATTGCTTATACTTCTCTGTCTTCTGATCTAAtttcacacacatacacatcCTTCACTGCCCCTGTTCTGATTCAGTTGTACCCATTTTGCTTGTACCTCATTTATCCATGGATCTCTCTAACCTGCATCTCTCATCTcatttgctgccctgaaagCTGCACTC
It encodes:
- the SF3B1 gene encoding splicing factor 3B subunit 1 isoform X1 is translated as MAKIAKTHEDIEAQIREIQGKKPALDEAQGVGLDSTGYYDQEIYGGSDSRFAGYVTSIAATELEDDDDDYPSTSLLGQKKPGYHAPVALLNDIPQSTEQYDPFAEHRPQKIADREDEYKKHRRMMIISPERLDPFADGGKTPDPKINARTYMDVMREQHLTKEEREIRQQLAEKAKAGELKVVNGAASQPPSKRKRRWDQTADQTPGATPKKLSSWDQAETPGHTPSLRWDETPGRAKGSETPGATPGSKIWDPTPSHTPAGAATPGRDTPGHATPGHGGATSSARKNRWDETPKTERDTPGHGSGWAETPRTDRGGDSIGETPTPGASKRKSRWDETPASQMGGSTPVLTPGKTPIGTPAMNMATPTPGHIMSMTPEQLQAWRWEREIDERNRPLSDEELDAMFPEGYKVLPPPAGYVPIRTPARKLTATPTPLGGMTGFHMQTEDRTMKSVNDQPSGNLPFLKPDDIQYFDKLLVDVDESTLSPEEQKERKIMKLLLKIKNGTPPMRKAALRQITDKAREFGAGPLFNQILPLLMSPTLEDQERHLLVKVIDRILYKLDDLVRPYVHKILVVIEPLLIDEDYYARVEGREIISNLAKAAGLATMISTMRPDIDNMDEYVRNTTARAFAVVASALGIPSLLPFLKAVCKSKKSWQARHTGIKIVQQIAILMGCAILPHLRSLVEIIEHGLVDEQQKVRTISALAIAALAEAATPYGIESFDSVLKPLWKGIRQHRGKGLAAFLKAIGYLIPLMDAEYANYYTREVMLILIREFQSPDEEMKKIVLKVVKQCCGTDGVEANYIKTEILPPFFKHFWQHRMALDRRNYRQLVDTTVELANKVGAAEIISRIVDDLKDEAEQYRKMVMETIEKIMGNLGAADIDHKLEEQLIDGILYAFQEQTTEDSVMLNGFGTVVNALGKRVKPYLPQICGTVLWRLNNKSAKVRQQAADLISRTAVVMKTCQEEKLMGHLGVVLYEYLGEEYPEVLGSILGALKAIVNVIGMHKMTPPIKDLLPRLTPILKNRHEKVQENCIDLVGRIADRGAEYVSAREWMRICFELLELLKAHKKAIRRATVNTFGYIAKAIGPHDVLATLLNNLKVQERQNRVCTTVAIAIVAETCSPFTVLPALMNEYRVPELNVQNGVLKSLSFLFEYIGEMGKDYIYAVTPLLEDALMDRDLVHRQTASAVVQHMSLGVYGFGCEDSLNHLLNYVWPNVFETSPHVIQAVMGALEGLRVAIGPCRMLQYCLQGLFHPARKVRDVYWKIYNSIYIGSQDALIAHYPRIYNDEKNTYIRYELDYIL
- the SF3B1 gene encoding splicing factor 3B subunit 1 isoform X2, yielding MDVMREQHLTKEEREIRQQLAEKAKAGELKVVNGAASQPPSKRKRRWDQTADQTPGATPKKLSSWDQAETPGHTPSLRWDETPGRAKGSETPGATPGSKIWDPTPSHTPAGAATPGRDTPGHATPGHGGATSSARKNRWDETPKTERDTPGHGSGWAETPRTDRGGDSIGETPTPGASKRKSRWDETPASQMGGSTPVLTPGKTPIGTPAMNMATPTPGHIMSMTPEQLQAWRWEREIDERNRPLSDEELDAMFPEGYKVLPPPAGYVPIRTPARKLTATPTPLGGMTGFHMQTEDRTMKSVNDQPSGNLPFLKPDDIQYFDKLLVDVDESTLSPEEQKERKIMKLLLKIKNGTPPMRKAALRQITDKAREFGAGPLFNQILPLLMSPTLEDQERHLLVKVIDRILYKLDDLVRPYVHKILVVIEPLLIDEDYYARVEGREIISNLAKAAGLATMISTMRPDIDNMDEYVRNTTARAFAVVASALGIPSLLPFLKAVCKSKKSWQARHTGIKIVQQIAILMGCAILPHLRSLVEIIEHGLVDEQQKVRTISALAIAALAEAATPYGIESFDSVLKPLWKGIRQHRGKGLAAFLKAIGYLIPLMDAEYANYYTREVMLILIREFQSPDEEMKKIVLKVVKQCCGTDGVEANYIKTEILPPFFKHFWQHRMALDRRNYRQLVDTTVELANKVGAAEIISRIVDDLKDEAEQYRKMVMETIEKIMGNLGAADIDHKLEEQLIDGILYAFQEQTTEDSVMLNGFGTVVNALGKRVKPYLPQICGTVLWRLNNKSAKVRQQAADLISRTAVVMKTCQEEKLMGHLGVVLYEYLGEEYPEVLGSILGALKAIVNVIGMHKMTPPIKDLLPRLTPILKNRHEKVQENCIDLVGRIADRGAEYVSAREWMRICFELLELLKAHKKAIRRATVNTFGYIAKAIGPHDVLATLLNNLKVQERQNRVCTTVAIAIVAETCSPFTVLPALMNEYRVPELNVQNGVLKSLSFLFEYIGEMGKDYIYAVTPLLEDALMDRDLVHRQTASAVVQHMSLGVYGFGCEDSLNHLLNYVWPNVFETSPHVIQAVMGALEGLRVAIGPCRMLQYCLQGLFHPARKVRDVYWKIYNSIYIGSQDALIAHYPRIYNDEKNTYIRYELDYIL